In Streptantibioticus cattleyicolor NRRL 8057 = DSM 46488, a genomic segment contains:
- a CDS encoding carbamoyltransferase family protein, protein MPAVLGLNFHHDTAAALVVDGRIYAAEEERWSGVKHNHPTRKGTLTAPTRALQWCLEAAGIEPEDVDAVWAASMRPNPAAGWWLAEEREELAALLPAPLGEHFRLLSHHTAHVLSGYLLSGHEHAAGLVIDAGGSSLGSDFGPGRERITGYDLWPDRIDRLHQGMPAVVPGPVGPRRVHSSLGHFYRNLARRVIPPGDEPEGSMMALAAFGDPQRYGTHIRELVRLGDEGEVRIDHPWGSADGSTPLLLDGRAWTVDNVAEQPEHKRADLAAAVQEVFAGSVVHIARHLQRLTRASALVFSGGCALNSHLNGQLAADSGFDTLFVAPAPHDAGTAVGAALYGWHYQLGQERVPVPTDAAWGPDPGALPTTPRPSGYHALPHLGLGLAPTVAALLAEHRIVGWVQGQLEFGPRALGHRSILAHPGHAATRDRLNTIKKRAAYRPFAPAVLAEHATEWFMSAGDPFMNRVATVRRCRADRVAAVTHHDGTARVQSVAADHQGLRALLEQFRDLTGLPLLLNTSFNRKGTPILRTAEQALGAAVELRLDALAVGDTLLLADHVPDPRASSLRTR, encoded by the coding sequence ATGCCCGCAGTCCTCGGACTGAACTTCCACCACGACACGGCCGCCGCGTTAGTCGTCGACGGCCGCATCTACGCCGCCGAGGAGGAGCGCTGGAGCGGCGTCAAGCACAACCACCCCACCCGCAAGGGCACGCTCACCGCCCCGACCCGCGCACTCCAGTGGTGCCTGGAGGCCGCCGGCATCGAACCGGAGGACGTGGACGCCGTCTGGGCGGCCTCCATGCGTCCCAACCCCGCGGCCGGCTGGTGGCTGGCCGAGGAGCGGGAGGAACTCGCCGCCCTCCTGCCCGCCCCTCTCGGCGAACACTTCCGCCTCCTCTCCCACCACACGGCCCATGTGCTCTCCGGCTACCTGCTCTCCGGGCACGAGCACGCCGCGGGCCTCGTCATCGACGCCGGCGGCTCCTCACTGGGCTCCGACTTCGGCCCGGGCCGGGAGCGCATCACGGGGTACGACCTGTGGCCCGATCGCATCGACCGCCTCCACCAGGGCATGCCGGCCGTCGTGCCGGGCCCGGTCGGGCCCCGGCGCGTCCACTCCTCCCTCGGGCACTTTTACCGGAACCTCGCCCGGCGGGTGATCCCGCCCGGCGATGAGCCCGAGGGCAGCATGATGGCGCTCGCGGCCTTCGGCGATCCCCAGCGCTACGGAACACACATCCGCGAACTGGTCCGGCTCGGCGACGAGGGCGAGGTCCGCATCGACCACCCGTGGGGTTCCGCGGACGGCAGCACGCCGCTGCTGCTCGATGGCCGGGCCTGGACCGTCGACAACGTCGCGGAACAGCCGGAGCACAAGCGTGCCGACCTGGCCGCCGCCGTCCAAGAGGTCTTCGCCGGATCGGTCGTCCACATCGCCCGCCACCTGCAACGACTCACTCGGGCCTCAGCGTTGGTGTTCTCGGGCGGATGCGCCCTGAACTCCCACCTCAACGGCCAGCTGGCTGCCGACAGCGGCTTCGACACCCTCTTCGTCGCGCCCGCCCCGCACGATGCTGGCACAGCCGTGGGCGCCGCGCTCTACGGCTGGCACTACCAGCTCGGGCAGGAGCGCGTTCCGGTGCCGACCGACGCGGCCTGGGGCCCCGATCCGGGCGCGCTGCCGACGACGCCGAGGCCGTCCGGCTACCACGCCTTGCCCCACCTCGGGCTCGGACTGGCACCCACAGTGGCGGCACTGCTGGCCGAGCACCGCATCGTCGGCTGGGTGCAGGGACAGCTCGAATTCGGGCCGCGTGCCCTCGGTCATCGCTCGATCCTCGCCCACCCCGGTCACGCCGCCACGAGGGACCGACTCAACACGATCAAGAAGCGAGCCGCGTACCGCCCGTTCGCGCCGGCCGTCCTCGCCGAGCACGCCACGGAATGGTTCATGTCGGCGGGCGACCCCTTCATGAACCGTGTCGCCACCGTACGACGGTGCCGAGCCGACCGCGTCGCGGCGGTCACCCACCACGACGGCACCGCCCGCGTCCAGTCCGTCGCCGCCGACCACCAGGGCCTGCGCGCTCTCCTTGAGCAGTTCCGCGACCTCACCGGGCTGCCGCTGCTGCTGAACACATCCTTCAACCGCAAAGGCACCCCGATCCTGCGGACCGCTGAGCAAGCCCTGGGGGCGGCGGTGGAGCTGCGCCTCGACGCCCTCGCCGTCGGGGACACCCTGCTGCTCGCCGACCACGTCCCCGATCCCCGTGCCTCGTCCCTTCGTACGAGGTGA
- a CDS encoding nucleotidyltransferase domain-containing protein: MFAEADFPWWIAGGYAIELAVGRELRPHGDLDVLVLRRDQALVRDLLNDWDMHVADPPGAGHLRPWRPGETLEAPLHDIWCRRTREAPWSVQLMLDEAEGAQWVSRRNPAVRLPLGRVGRRSPTGIPYLAPEVQLFYKTKATRAKDETDFEAVLPLLDESQRVWLADSIAATAPDHPWRKRLLSAART, from the coding sequence ATGTTCGCCGAAGCCGACTTCCCGTGGTGGATCGCCGGCGGGTACGCGATCGAACTCGCCGTCGGTCGCGAGCTACGCCCGCACGGCGATCTCGACGTCTTGGTCCTCCGCCGCGACCAAGCGCTCGTGCGAGACCTGCTGAACGACTGGGATATGCACGTTGCGGACCCGCCTGGCGCGGGGCACCTGCGTCCCTGGCGTCCGGGAGAGACACTTGAGGCGCCCCTCCACGACATCTGGTGCAGACGCACACGTGAGGCACCCTGGTCAGTGCAACTCATGCTGGACGAGGCCGAGGGCGCGCAGTGGGTCTCGCGGCGCAACCCAGCGGTCCGACTTCCGCTCGGCCGAGTGGGGCGGAGGAGTCCAACCGGAATCCCATACCTTGCGCCCGAGGTGCAGCTCTTCTACAAGACGAAGGCCACACGGGCCAAGGACGAGACTGACTTCGAAGCGGTATTGCCGCTTCTGGACGAGTCGCAACGTGTCTGGCTAGCGGATTCGATCGCGGCGACCGCCCCAGACCATCCCTGGCGGAAACGTCTTTTGTCCGCGGCCCGAACCTGA
- a CDS encoding HD domain-containing protein, with protein sequence MDPIDLDHVLTVLGAAAWSPDEQSRARVAAGLALTVYDGHTRDQGTPYLEHPLAVVRLLRTEIGVRRPETLILALLHDALEVAPESEALLVHHLGGPFTARLRAMTADHRLEQRPKSDGDETRWRTKQAALPPEDLLVRLADRLHNLRDLAASPNLDRCRRFLQTLGDFHLPLADAARDLDPHLETMHARLHAEYVHHIQEVRP encoded by the coding sequence ATGGACCCCATCGATCTCGACCACGTCCTGACCGTGCTCGGTGCCGCCGCGTGGAGCCCGGACGAGCAGTCCCGCGCCCGCGTGGCCGCTGGCCTCGCGCTCACTGTCTACGACGGCCACACCCGCGACCAGGGCACCCCATACCTGGAGCACCCTCTGGCCGTCGTCAGGCTCCTGCGAACGGAGATCGGCGTCCGGCGCCCCGAGACCCTCATCCTCGCCCTCCTCCATGACGCCTTGGAGGTGGCCCCTGAGTCGGAGGCACTACTCGTCCATCACCTCGGCGGCCCGTTCACCGCCCGCCTGCGTGCCATGACGGCCGACCACCGCCTCGAACAGCGCCCCAAGTCCGACGGCGACGAGACCCGCTGGCGCACCAAGCAAGCCGCGCTCCCGCCCGAGGACCTCCTCGTCCGGCTCGCCGACCGCCTGCACAACCTGCGCGACCTCGCCGCGTCCCCGAACCTCGACCGGTGCCGACGGTTCCTCCAGACCCTGGGCGATTTCCACCTCCCCCTCGCCGACGCCGCCCGCGACCTCGACCCCCATCTGGAGACCATGCACGCGCGCCTGCACGCCGAGTACGTCCACCACATACAGGAGGTACGTCCGTGA
- a CDS encoding radical SAM protein, whose translation MTARAPVPRTLKTAKVKITTKCNRHCDFCIFADGAQGENMSLSLFSTILTRLETIPFQQLHINGGEPTVHRDFPALSDAARTRLPDKVMVLGTNAITLARNQPIMEATLRSYDQILIGCDDEHGNYDEVHAVVPRLREAGKTVVVNSVLEGISSTRLTQLGALCEQYGAIHVTNHVHHVDVGQPANELRGLCDRYLDQHLMIEMDGSCYRCFNAMAKDDSEFSIWDEDFAAKVFAPRAHHFRFCLRCHEYTDSGAALVPALTV comes from the coding sequence ATGACCGCGCGTGCGCCAGTGCCCCGCACCCTCAAAACCGCGAAGGTCAAGATCACCACGAAGTGCAACCGGCACTGCGACTTCTGCATCTTCGCCGACGGCGCCCAGGGCGAGAACATGTCCCTGTCGCTGTTCTCCACCATCCTGACCCGGCTGGAGACCATCCCCTTCCAGCAGCTGCACATCAACGGCGGCGAACCCACCGTGCACCGGGACTTCCCGGCGCTCAGCGACGCCGCCCGCACGCGGTTGCCGGACAAGGTCATGGTCCTGGGCACGAACGCCATAACCCTGGCCCGCAACCAGCCGATCATGGAGGCGACCCTCCGCTCATACGACCAGATCCTCATCGGCTGCGACGACGAACACGGGAACTACGACGAGGTGCACGCCGTCGTGCCCCGCCTCCGCGAAGCCGGCAAGACCGTGGTCGTCAACAGTGTCCTGGAAGGCATCAGTTCCACCCGGCTCACGCAGCTCGGGGCGCTGTGTGAGCAGTACGGCGCCATTCATGTCACCAACCACGTGCACCACGTCGACGTGGGCCAGCCGGCGAACGAGCTGCGCGGCCTCTGCGACCGCTACCTCGACCAGCACCTGATGATCGAGATGGACGGGTCCTGCTACCGCTGCTTCAACGCCATGGCGAAGGACGACAGCGAGTTCAGCATCTGGGACGAGGACTTCGCGGCCAAGGTGTTCGCGCCGCGCGCGCACCACTTCCGGTTCTGCCTGCGCTGCCACGAGTACACCGACTCCGGCGCCGCACTCGTCCCCGCCCTCACCGTCTGA
- the aspS gene encoding aspartate--tRNA(Asn) ligase produces the protein MIQSRVHVSDLREHVGRTVTVFGWVNTLRLQSKMQFVVVRDGTGMVQVTHERDNGPLEARLQALTPESAVKITGRVVDAAQVKLGGLEIVPEAVEVLNPAATPLPIDEQTGIEHRLDWRFLDVRRRPAAQLIFAVQTTLEQGMREYAYAQGATEMHTPKLMGTASESGAEVFELGYFGRSAYLAQSPQFYKQMAISAGIEKVFEIGPVFRAEPSFTSRHATEFTGVDVELAWIDGVEDVMAFEEQMLTHAIAKVADAHGEAVRERFGVEITVPTTPFPRITMAEAHEILRKGGWHQEGIKEDLDPEGERSISAQIRQAAGHEFVFVTHYPVGIRPFYHMRPADDPSVTLSFDLLWKGLEITTGAQREHRYDVLLKQAAEKGMSPEPMQDYLNAFRYGCPPHGGLGMGLGRVLMVMLGLESIREVTFLFRGPNRLTP, from the coding sequence ATGATCCAAAGCCGCGTACACGTCTCCGACCTGCGAGAACACGTCGGTCGTACCGTCACCGTCTTCGGCTGGGTGAACACCCTGCGCCTGCAGAGCAAGATGCAATTCGTCGTCGTACGCGACGGAACCGGCATGGTGCAGGTGACCCACGAGCGTGACAACGGGCCGCTGGAGGCCCGGCTCCAAGCTCTCACTCCCGAATCCGCCGTCAAGATCACCGGACGGGTCGTGGACGCCGCCCAGGTCAAGCTCGGCGGCCTGGAGATCGTTCCGGAGGCCGTCGAGGTCCTGAACCCGGCCGCCACCCCGCTGCCGATCGACGAGCAGACGGGGATCGAGCACCGGCTGGACTGGCGTTTCCTGGACGTGCGCCGCCGTCCCGCCGCCCAGCTGATTTTCGCCGTGCAGACCACCCTGGAACAGGGGATGCGCGAGTACGCCTACGCGCAGGGCGCCACGGAGATGCACACCCCCAAGCTCATGGGCACCGCCTCGGAGTCCGGAGCGGAGGTCTTCGAACTCGGCTACTTCGGCCGCAGCGCCTACCTGGCCCAGTCGCCCCAGTTCTACAAACAGATGGCGATCTCGGCCGGCATCGAGAAGGTCTTCGAGATCGGCCCCGTCTTCCGCGCCGAGCCGTCGTTCACCTCCCGGCACGCCACCGAGTTCACCGGCGTCGACGTCGAGCTGGCCTGGATCGACGGCGTCGAGGACGTCATGGCGTTCGAGGAGCAGATGCTCACCCACGCCATCGCCAAGGTCGCCGACGCCCACGGCGAGGCCGTCCGCGAGCGGTTCGGTGTGGAGATCACGGTCCCCACGACGCCCTTCCCCCGCATCACCATGGCCGAGGCGCACGAGATCCTGCGCAAGGGCGGCTGGCACCAGGAGGGGATCAAGGAGGACCTGGACCCGGAGGGTGAGCGGAGTATCAGCGCCCAAATCCGGCAGGCCGCCGGCCACGAGTTCGTGTTCGTCACGCACTACCCGGTGGGCATCCGGCCCTTCTACCACATGCGGCCGGCCGACGACCCAAGCGTGACCCTGAGTTTCGACCTGCTCTGGAAAGGGCTGGAGATCACCACCGGCGCCCAGCGCGAGCACCGCTACGACGTGTTGCTGAAGCAGGCCGCCGAGAAGGGCATGAGCCCGGAGCCGATGCAGGACTACCTGAACGCGTTCCGGTACGGGTGCCCGCCGCACGGCGGCCTGGGCATGGGCCTCGGACGCGTACTGATGGTCATGCTCGGCCTGGAGTCGATCCGCGAGGTCACCTTCCTCTTCCGCGGACCGAACCGGCTCACCCCATAG
- a CDS encoding glycosyltransferase produces the protein MKRVVYSMEPVGRTGGRVYLRMLHEVTADDVEWRTVPDHKRTYRVRRWRKLRHLARLAPSIRALHGTTGTFVWDDLSLLLFTPEMRARTVFLLHHYEPLQHDSAPIEAMLWERLFRVLPQCAAVVCVAPYWADQLRARGVRNVRVIYNAFDMAEVEQARGYDRAECRAEFGLPPDVIGVYAGKAVHWKGTEEVSAALAGVPGLRVITSGSNTIGLDSAHYDVERERYLRLLRACDVGVFLPRMREGWSRCAAEALLLGLPCLIRPVAGLGDLAALARQPAPDLRRLPAQVRQRAATRHTEAKAAYEALARFDLNYFGDAWGNLLAQVT, from the coding sequence GTGAAACGGGTCGTCTACTCGATGGAGCCGGTCGGCCGGACCGGCGGCCGGGTCTACCTGCGGATGCTCCACGAGGTGACGGCCGACGACGTGGAATGGCGCACCGTCCCGGACCACAAGCGGACCTACCGGGTCCGCCGCTGGCGCAAGCTCCGCCACCTCGCCCGCCTGGCCCCTTCCATACGGGCGCTGCACGGCACCACCGGCACCTTCGTGTGGGACGACCTCAGCCTGCTGTTGTTCACGCCCGAGATGCGCGCCCGCACGGTGTTCCTCCTGCACCACTACGAGCCGCTCCAACATGACTCCGCCCCCATCGAGGCCATGCTCTGGGAGCGGCTGTTCCGCGTTCTGCCGCAGTGCGCCGCCGTCGTGTGCGTCGCCCCGTACTGGGCCGACCAGCTCCGCGCCCGCGGCGTCCGCAACGTACGGGTGATCTACAACGCCTTCGACATGGCCGAAGTAGAGCAGGCACGCGGTTACGACCGGGCCGAGTGCCGCGCCGAGTTCGGCCTGCCGCCCGACGTGATCGGCGTCTACGCAGGCAAGGCCGTCCACTGGAAGGGGACCGAGGAGGTCTCGGCAGCCCTGGCCGGCGTTCCCGGGCTGCGGGTGATCACCAGCGGCAGCAACACCATCGGCCTCGACAGCGCGCACTACGACGTCGAGCGCGAGCGGTACCTGCGTCTGCTGCGCGCCTGTGACGTCGGCGTCTTCCTCCCACGGATGCGGGAGGGCTGGAGCCGCTGCGCCGCCGAGGCTTTACTCCTCGGCCTGCCCTGCCTCATCCGCCCGGTGGCCGGCCTAGGCGACCTCGCCGCGCTGGCTCGCCAGCCGGCCCCGGACCTCCGCCGCCTCCCGGCACAGGTCCGGCAGCGCGCGGCGACACGCCACACCGAGGCCAAGGCCGCGTACGAGGCCCTGGCCCGGTTCGACCTGAACTACTTCGGCGACGCCTGGGGCAACCTCCTGGCGCAGGTCACCTGA
- a CDS encoding ATP-binding protein, whose translation MTYDIAAPEPAGMVASLSSLGYSLPAAIADLVDNSISAKAQNIDVEFAWAGSDSWIAVVDDGDGMSQEELVTAMTVAARGPATPRSPTDLGRFGVGLKSASFSQARQLTVATACDGQWHTRTWDLDVVEKYGEWRLLHGADDDTAAILQRVRPCGGHGTVVLWRRLNGYHTTAVTEDDERTQKQFYAEATRTEAHLGMVFARFLVGTRRRALRVSGTAVQPWDPFMTAHPSVQRLPAEELPLGNGSVRVEAFVLPSAHRLTPDEFSHAAGPQGWLDQQGFYVYRRNRLILAGDWLGQRGMRREEKYNLARISVDIPAGSDAEWGVDVRKSSVVPPVSLRPHLHRIARQARTRAAEVLRHRGQVAARTHGDPLVYVWNVRRADGRLTCRINRSHPLVQATLRQGGANPADVRALIRLLEETVPVATLRVMHETDTSDDPDPFGGAGPADETATEVAQRIYESLVSGGRSPAAARERLRTMSPFDQLQGFWST comes from the coding sequence ATGACGTACGACATCGCAGCTCCCGAGCCCGCCGGGATGGTCGCCTCGCTGAGCTCGCTGGGCTACTCGTTGCCGGCAGCGATTGCCGATCTCGTCGACAACAGCATCTCCGCGAAGGCACAGAACATCGACGTCGAGTTCGCCTGGGCCGGAAGCGACTCCTGGATCGCGGTCGTGGACGATGGCGACGGCATGAGCCAGGAGGAACTCGTCACGGCCATGACCGTGGCGGCGCGAGGACCGGCAACGCCTCGCTCGCCCACTGATCTGGGGCGGTTCGGGGTCGGTCTGAAGTCCGCGTCGTTCTCCCAGGCGCGACAGCTCACCGTGGCGACAGCCTGCGACGGCCAGTGGCACACGCGCACGTGGGACCTCGACGTGGTCGAGAAGTACGGCGAGTGGCGGTTGCTCCACGGGGCCGACGACGACACCGCCGCCATTCTCCAGAGAGTCCGGCCTTGCGGCGGCCATGGCACGGTGGTGCTGTGGCGTCGGCTCAACGGCTATCACACCACCGCTGTCACCGAGGACGACGAGCGCACGCAGAAGCAGTTCTACGCCGAGGCGACACGCACCGAGGCGCATCTCGGCATGGTCTTCGCACGGTTCCTCGTGGGAACCCGGCGACGCGCTCTAAGGGTTTCAGGAACCGCCGTACAGCCCTGGGACCCCTTCATGACTGCTCATCCCTCGGTCCAGCGGCTGCCTGCCGAGGAACTTCCCCTGGGTAACGGATCGGTGAGGGTCGAAGCGTTCGTCCTCCCGAGCGCCCACCGCCTGACTCCTGATGAGTTCAGCCATGCGGCAGGACCGCAGGGATGGCTTGATCAACAGGGCTTCTACGTGTACCGGCGCAACCGTCTGATTCTTGCGGGGGACTGGTTGGGGCAGCGCGGGATGCGTCGCGAGGAGAAGTACAACCTCGCTCGCATCTCTGTCGACATCCCGGCTGGATCAGACGCCGAGTGGGGAGTAGACGTGCGAAAGTCCAGCGTCGTCCCGCCTGTCAGTCTACGACCCCACCTTCATCGCATCGCACGTCAGGCCCGCACGAGGGCCGCAGAGGTGCTGCGACACCGCGGCCAGGTCGCCGCACGTACACACGGCGATCCCCTGGTGTACGTCTGGAACGTACGTCGTGCCGACGGCCGGCTCACCTGCCGGATCAACCGCAGTCATCCACTGGTCCAGGCCACGCTGAGGCAGGGAGGCGCGAACCCCGCTGACGTCCGTGCTCTGATCCGTCTCCTGGAGGAGACGGTACCCGTCGCCACACTCCGTGTGATGCACGAGACCGACACCAGCGACGATCCCGATCCCTTCGGCGGGGCGGGTCCCGCTGACGAGACTGCGACCGAGGTCGCACAGCGCATCTACGAGTCCCTTGTCTCAGGTGGCCGTTCGCCTGCTGCAGCGCGCGAACGGCTGCGCACCATGTCTCCCTTCGACCAGCTACAGGGGTTCTGGAGTACCTGA
- the gltX gene encoding glutamate--tRNA ligase produces MFHVGGARSALYNWAVARQSGGRFVLRIEDTDAARNKPEWTEGIISALAAIGIHGEDSAFEGPYFQSHNADRHREAAQQLFAAGRAYYCDCTREQLKERTGSEHLGYDGFCRDRGLAFEEGRALRFRTPDEGETVVVDLVRGEPAFPNSAIEDFVIARGDGSPVFLIANVVDDLDEGITQVIRGEEHLSNTPKQQLLWEALGAKPPVWAHLPVIVNEKRQKLSKRRDKVALEDYLAEGFLPEAMVNYLMLLGWGPGDDREIRPYEELEQLFRIEDVNTAPAFFDVKKLTAFNGEYIRALSPEQFAAACAPWLVAPYAPWRPEAFDKDVFEAAASLAQTRLALLSEITSYVDFLFLDEPVEDEASWNKAMKAGAGDILSDARAELADVADWKADDLKAVLLAVGEKHGLKLGKAQAPIRVAVTGRTIGLPLFESMELLGRDRVLARLDAASKKLAAQA; encoded by the coding sequence ATGTTCCATGTCGGTGGTGCACGGTCCGCTCTCTACAACTGGGCGGTGGCGCGACAGTCCGGCGGCAGGTTCGTCCTGCGGATCGAGGACACCGACGCGGCCCGGAACAAGCCGGAGTGGACCGAGGGCATCATCAGCGCGCTCGCGGCGATCGGCATCCATGGCGAGGACTCGGCCTTCGAGGGGCCGTACTTCCAGTCGCACAACGCCGACCGGCACCGGGAAGCGGCTCAGCAGCTCTTCGCGGCCGGCCGGGCGTACTACTGCGACTGCACCCGGGAGCAGCTGAAGGAGCGCACGGGCTCGGAGCACCTCGGGTACGACGGGTTCTGCCGGGACCGGGGGCTGGCCTTCGAGGAGGGGCGGGCGCTGCGGTTCCGGACGCCGGACGAGGGGGAGACCGTCGTGGTCGACCTGGTCCGCGGGGAGCCGGCGTTCCCGAACAGCGCGATCGAGGACTTCGTGATCGCCCGTGGCGACGGGTCCCCGGTCTTTCTGATCGCCAACGTCGTGGATGACCTGGATGAGGGAATCACGCAGGTCATCCGGGGCGAGGAGCACCTGTCGAACACGCCGAAGCAGCAGCTGCTGTGGGAGGCGCTCGGTGCCAAGCCGCCCGTGTGGGCGCATCTGCCGGTGATCGTGAACGAGAAGCGGCAGAAGCTGTCCAAGCGCCGGGACAAGGTGGCGCTGGAGGACTACCTCGCCGAGGGTTTCCTGCCCGAGGCGATGGTGAACTACCTCATGCTGCTCGGCTGGGGCCCGGGTGACGACCGGGAGATCAGGCCGTACGAGGAGCTGGAACAGCTCTTCCGGATCGAGGACGTCAACACCGCGCCGGCCTTCTTCGACGTGAAGAAGCTGACGGCGTTCAACGGCGAGTACATCCGCGCCCTGTCACCGGAGCAGTTCGCCGCCGCCTGCGCGCCGTGGCTCGTCGCCCCGTACGCGCCGTGGCGGCCGGAGGCGTTCGACAAGGACGTCTTCGAGGCGGCGGCTTCCCTGGCCCAGACCCGGCTGGCGCTGCTTTCCGAGATCACCAGCTATGTGGACTTCCTTTTCCTCGACGAGCCGGTCGAGGACGAGGCGTCGTGGAACAAGGCGATGAAGGCGGGCGCCGGCGACATCCTGTCGGACGCCCGCGCCGAGCTGGCCGACGTCGCGGACTGGAAGGCGGACGACCTGAAGGCCGTCCTGCTCGCCGTCGGGGAGAAGCACGGGCTGAAGCTGGGCAAGGCCCAGGCACCCATCCGGGTCGCGGTCACCGGCCGGACGATCGGACTCCCGCTGTTCGAGTCCATGGAGTTGCTCGGCCGGGACCGCGTGCTGGCCCGTCTGGACGCCGCCAGCAAGAAGCTGGCCGCGCAGGCTTAG